The proteins below are encoded in one region of Paramisgurnus dabryanus chromosome 2, PD_genome_1.1, whole genome shotgun sequence:
- the sox17 gene encoding transcription factor SOX-17, translating to MSSPDAGYASDDPSQTRGSSSVMMPGMRQCAWPDPLSPLAEPKAKSETCPTPGRGKSEARIRRPMNAFMVWAKDERKKLAQQNPDLHNAELSKMLGKSWKSLPMVDKRPFVEEAERLRVKHMQDHPNYKYRPRRRKQVKRNKRLDSGFLLPGVMDTQNPLGIEGMAVGYSGLSQAGLPPYCEPQALFETYSLPTPDPSPLEAGPPEFFTHLQDEQNQSAYGYHHPQEFSLQEQTHAGARCHGTHHSNPNPHANTHAPGNTQLNLMNQQQPSNVSGNLQNTQSNHSISHALFNRSLSPSSHQTTPPAYLSCQSTLGVFYSAGSQLKRSYDELSLPRSQVPAQTQNQSQSEMVDEVDSNEFEQYLSFGVPQGPVQGNDLISNVLSDASTAVYYCGYNNS from the exons ATGAGCAGTCCCGATGCGGGCTACGCCAGTGACGACCCGAGCCAGACCCGCGGCTCCAGCTCAGTCATGATGCCAGGCATGAGGCAGTGCGCGTGGCCGGACCCCCTCAGCCCGCTTGCCGAACCCAAAGCAAAGAGCGAAACGTGCCCTACTCCCGGGCGCGGAAAGAGCGAGGCGCGCATCCGCAGGCCCATGAACGCATTTATGGTCTGGGCGAAAGATGAGCGCAAGAAGCTTGCGCAACAAAACCCAGATCTCCATAACGCGGAGCTCAGTAAAATGCTCG GCAAGTCCTGGAAGTCTTTACCAATGGTGGACAAACGGCCATTCGTCGAAGAAGCTGAACGCTTACGAGTAAAACACATGCAGGACCACCCAAACTACAAGTATCGGCCACGGCGTCGCAAGCAGGTGAAAAGAAACAAGCGACTTGACTCTGGCTTCTTACTGCCCGGTGTAATGGATACCCAGAACCCCCTGGGCATAGAGGGCATGGCCGTGGGTTATTCAGGACTTTCACAAGCCGGACTGCCTCCGTACTGCGAGCCCCAAGCGTTGTTCGAGACCTACAGCCTGCCTACACCCGACCCCTCGCCTTTGGAGGCCGGGCCTCCCGAATTCTTCACCCATCTGCAGGACGAACAGAACCAGTCGGCATATGGCTACCATCACCCTCAAGAGTTCTCTCTTCAGGAACAAACGCACGCGGGCGCTCGCTGCCACGGCACACATCACTCCAATCCTAATCCTCATGCAAACACTCATGCACCTGGCAACACGCAGCTTAACCTGATGAACCAACAGCAACCGAGTAACGTGAGCGGTAACCTGCAGAATACTCAGTCTAACCACTCCATCTCTCACGCTTTGTTCAACAGAAGTCTTTCCCCATCTTCTCATCAAACCACACCTCCCGCTTACCTGAGCTGCCAGTCGACTTTAGGGGTCTTTTATAGTGCTGGCTCTCAGTTAAAGCGCTCTTACGATGAACTCTCGCTTCCACGCTCGCAGGTCCCTGCGCAGACACAGAATCAAAGTCAAAGTGAAATGGTGGATGAGGTGGACAGCAATGAGTTTGAGCAGTACCTCTCGTTTGGGGTTCCTCAGGGACCCGTGCAGGGGAACGACCTGATCTCCAACGTACTGTCTGATGCCAGCACCGCCGTGTACTACTGTGGCTACAATAACTCCTGA